A single Primulina eburnea isolate SZY01 chromosome 11, ASM2296580v1, whole genome shotgun sequence DNA region contains:
- the LOC140804347 gene encoding LOW QUALITY PROTEIN: probable sugar phosphate/phosphate translocator At1g06470 (The sequence of the model RefSeq protein was modified relative to this genomic sequence to represent the inferred CDS: inserted 1 base in 1 codon), whose translation MVESDERTRRVEECGNDSLRSEEKGLGFGRDPSFSGWCDEDDVTHTSQLENNNXNELALDFDLPLVQKNMPENGFLNGKSSHFSNIQRRMEHGSDIDDNSTNGVENKNESYLSFDVENGDAIDRRYENGTSDSTRMDYNSTSRPSTKNPISVVDVLKTLFFILVWYTFSTILTLYNKTLLGDNMGKFPAPLLMNTVHFVMQAVLSNAITWFWSDRFHSSGMSWRDYFVRVVPTALSTALDVNLSNESLVFISVTFATMCKSAAPIFLLLFAFAFRLESPSVQLLGIIFIISVGVLLTVAKETEFEFWGFIFVMLAAVMSGFRWTMTQILLQKEVYGLKNPLTLMSYLTPIMAIATALLSLMLDPWREFKMTSYFDSSWHTTRSCFLLLFGGTLAFFMVLTEFILVSVTSAVTVTIAGVVKEAVTILVAVFYFHDQFTWLKGLGLITIMAGVGLFNWYKYHKLQNGAKNNHSTTEDGPSKYVILDEQDEDTP comes from the exons ATGGTAGAGAGTGATGAAAGAACTCGAAGGGTTGAGGAATGTGGAAATGACAGTTTAAGGAGTGAAGAAAAGGGATTGGGATTTGGAAGGGATCCTTCGTTTTCGGGCTGGTGCGATGAGGATGATGTCACACATACTTCTCAGttagaaaataata ttaatgagCTAGCGTTGGATTTTGATCTGCCTTTAGTTCAGAAGAATATGCCAGAAAATGGTTTTTTAAATGGGAAGAGTTCCCATTTCAGTAACATTCAACGAAGGATGGAGCATGGTAGTGACATTGATGATAACTCCACTAATGGTGTGGAGAATAAGAATGAGAGTTATTTGTCTTTTGACGTTGAAAATGGTGATGCAATTGATAGAAGATATGAAAATGGTACAAGCGACAGTACTCGGATGGATTACAATAGCACATCTAGGCCGAGTACAAAGAACCCTATTTCTGTTGTTGATGTGCTGAAAACATTGTTTTTCATACTGGTTTGGTACACATTCAGTACAATCCTAACGCT GTATAATAAAACTTTATTAGGGGATAACATGGGGAAATTCCCTGCCCCACTGTTGATGAACACTGTCCACTTTGTCATGCAAGCTGTTTTGTCAAATGCCATTACTTGGTTTTGGTCGGACAGATTTCATTCCTCTGGCATGTCATGGAGGGATTACTTTGTGAGAG TTGTACCAACGGCTCTCAGCACTGCATTGGATGTTAATCTAAGCAATGAATCCCTGGTGTTCATCTCAGTCACATTTGCCACAATG TGTAAATCGGCGGCGCCTATATTTCTCCTTCTGTTTGCCTTTGCTTTCAG ATTGGAGTCACCAAGTGTGCAGCTGCTAGGCATCATTTTTATCATCTCTGTCGGCGTATTATTAACTG TTGCAAAGGAAACTGAATTTGAGTTTTGgggctttatatttgttatgcTTGCTGCTGTTATGTCTGGATTTCGATGGACGATGACACAGATTCTCCTCCAA AAAGAAGTCTACG GCCTTAAAAATCCACTCACTTTGATGAGCTATCTGACTCCAATTATGGCAATTGCAACTGCTCTACTTTCTTTGATGTTGGATCCGTGGCGCGAATTCAAAATGACTAGCTATTTTGACAGCTCGTGGCACACTACTAGAAGTTGTTTTCTATTGTTGTTTGGTGGAACACTTGCTTTCTTCATG GTATTGACGGAGTTTATTCTCGTGTCAGTTACTAGTGCTGTAACTGTGACAATAGCAGGAGTGGTGAAGGAGGCTGTGACTATATTG GTCGCAGTCTTCTATTTCCATGACCAGTTCACATGGTTAAAAGGTCTTGGCCTCATAACAATAATGGCTGGTGTTGGTTTGTTTAACTGGTACAA GTATCATAAATTGCAGAATGGAGCGAAAAACAATCACTCAACAACAGAGGATGGTCCTTCGAAGTACGTTATCCTTGATGAACAGGATGAGGACACTCCTTAA